Proteins encoded by one window of Dialister pneumosintes:
- a CDS encoding DNA-methyltransferase produces the protein MNRIDRVLGSIPVYYKNDRTCLLHGDTFSLLKRLPKESIDLIFADPPYFLSNNGITCQAGRMVSVNKGKWDKGLNTEEKHAFNRHWIKECHRILRSNGTIWISGTYHNIYSVGLALEQEGFKILNNIIWEKTNPPPNLACRCFTHSTETILWAKKAGQGIHHLFNYQEMKIANGGKQMKDVWRGALTKKSEKLEGRHPTQKPLYLLERIIEASSLPGYLILDPFCGSSTTGVAAKALNRWYIGIDNSIEYLELSKRRLSK, from the coding sequence ATGAATAGAATAGATAGAGTACTTGGTAGCATACCTGTTTATTATAAAAATGACAGAACTTGCTTATTGCATGGAGATACTTTTTCTTTGTTAAAAAGATTGCCTAAAGAATCTATAGATCTTATTTTCGCAGATCCACCTTATTTTTTAAGTAATAATGGAATTACTTGTCAAGCGGGACGAATGGTATCTGTGAATAAGGGAAAATGGGATAAAGGATTAAATACGGAGGAAAAACATGCATTTAATAGGCATTGGATAAAGGAATGCCATCGCATTTTAAGATCGAATGGAACTATATGGATAAGTGGTACTTATCATAATATTTATAGTGTAGGATTGGCACTGGAGCAGGAAGGCTTTAAAATTCTTAATAATATAATTTGGGAAAAGACAAATCCACCACCTAATTTAGCATGTCGTTGTTTTACACATAGTACGGAAACTATTTTATGGGCAAAAAAAGCAGGACAAGGAATTCATCATTTATTTAATTATCAGGAAATGAAAATAGCTAATGGTGGAAAGCAAATGAAAGATGTCTGGAGAGGCGCTTTAACTAAGAAATCAGAGAAGCTGGAAGGTAGGCATCCCACACAGAAACCGTTATATTTATTAGAAAGAATTATTGAAGCCAGTAGTCTTCCTGGCTATTTAATATTAGATCCATTTTGTGGAAGTTCTACTACGGGTGTAGCAGCTAAAGCATTGAATAGATGGTATATTGGAATAGATAATTCTATTGAATATTTAGAGCTGTCTAAACGTAGGCTTTCAAAATAA
- a CDS encoding type II restriction endonuclease, whose protein sequence is MRDFEEWLSKMRPSINTYQYYVDFYKVYTNVESIKIELNLLNSLIHSKNIKQDFITLTKKYPEILKCIPILLAVRQKEIYVQDEEGAYLINFDKLNYSIEEYVLFMEKTGLFDLIENHIINNLVDYVLGVETGLDSNGRKNRGGHQMENLVERYIKKTGFEYYKEMYLTEIEKKWNVDLSTISAEGITTKRFDFVIKSPHKLYLIETNFYASGGSKLNETARSYKMITTEVESIPFVEFLWVTDGGGWKSARRNLKETFEVMQHLYNINDLENNVLQKLE, encoded by the coding sequence ATGAGAGATTTTGAAGAGTGGCTTTCTAAGATGCGACCAAGCATTAATACATATCAGTACTATGTTGATTTTTATAAGGTATATACAAATGTAGAATCTATTAAAATAGAATTAAATTTATTAAACTCATTAATACACTCTAAAAATATAAAACAGGATTTTATAACACTTACAAAAAAGTATCCTGAAATTTTAAAATGTATTCCTATATTATTGGCGGTTCGTCAAAAAGAAATTTACGTACAAGATGAAGAAGGTGCTTATTTAATTAATTTTGACAAGCTTAACTATAGTATAGAAGAATATGTACTTTTTATGGAAAAGACCGGATTATTTGATTTAATAGAAAATCATATTATTAATAATCTGGTGGATTACGTGTTAGGTGTAGAAACCGGACTGGATAGTAATGGAAGAAAAAATCGCGGTGGACATCAAATGGAAAATTTGGTGGAACGATATATTAAGAAGACCGGTTTTGAATATTATAAAGAAATGTATTTAACAGAGATTGAGAAGAAATGGAATGTGGATTTATCAACTATATCAGCAGAAGGCATTACTACAAAACGTTTTGATTTTGTGATTAAATCACCACATAAGCTATATTTGATAGAAACCAATTTCTATGCGAGCGGTGGCTCTAAGCTTAATGAAACAGCAAGAAGTTATAAAATGATTACAACAGAAGTGGAGAGTATTCCGTTTGTAGAGTTTTTATGGGTTACAGATGGTGGTGGATGGAAGTCCGCTCGTCGTAATTTAAAAGAAACTTTTGAAGTCATGCAACATTTGTATAACATTAATGATTTAGAGAACAATGTATTGCAAAAGCTAGAATAA
- a CDS encoding class I SAM-dependent methyltransferase: protein MKVQLEGVAETLLIPLWARAHETQKNKNRLLNDPHAIEMIQQIDYDFSKFKKAKGSQIGVAVRSNILDNETLAFIKKHPDALIINLAAGLDTRFYRVNNEHIYWVNIDLPEVIALRKQLLPKEPENMQNIGLSMFDPIWIEQITSHKNRPVLFIMEGASMYFKEKELHDLCELIVTHFPNSFMLMETSTPFIIKNQQFHDAISKEKTPFHWAITKGKEITKLHPSIRYIKEQTLYEGYRSYWGILGLLSLIPWWNNNCNDKIVYIQFKA, encoded by the coding sequence ATGAAAGTACAATTAGAAGGTGTAGCGGAAACCTTACTCATTCCGCTCTGGGCAAGAGCCCATGAAACACAAAAAAATAAAAATCGATTATTGAATGATCCGCATGCGATAGAAATGATTCAACAAATTGATTATGATTTTAGTAAATTTAAAAAAGCAAAAGGTTCACAAATTGGAGTAGCCGTTCGTTCTAACATCCTAGATAACGAAACACTCGCATTTATAAAAAAACATCCTGATGCACTTATCATCAATCTGGCAGCCGGACTCGATACTCGATTTTATAGAGTCAACAATGAACACATCTATTGGGTCAATATCGATTTACCGGAAGTTATAGCACTACGTAAGCAATTACTTCCCAAAGAACCGGAAAATATGCAAAACATCGGGCTTTCTATGTTTGACCCTATCTGGATAGAACAAATAACCTCCCATAAAAATAGACCGGTACTTTTTATTATGGAAGGTGCTTCCATGTACTTTAAAGAAAAAGAATTACACGACCTGTGTGAACTTATCGTTACACATTTCCCCAATTCTTTTATGCTCATGGAAACATCCACCCCCTTCATCATCAAAAATCAACAATTTCATGATGCCATTTCTAAAGAAAAAACTCCTTTCCATTGGGCGATTACCAAAGGAAAAGAAATTACCAAATTACACCCTTCCATTCGTTATATAAAAGAACAAACCTTATATGAAGGCTACCGTTCTTATTGGGGAATATTAGGACTACTCTCTCTCATTCCATGGTGGAATAATAACTGCAACGATAAAATCGTATATATCCAATTTAAAGCATAA
- a CDS encoding LrgB family protein: MSTFLTSSVFLGVFLSLAAYQCGIIIRDKSKFSLANPLLLSIVFIIIFLKVCGIDYHTYYDGARYISYLLTPATICLAVPLYEQIKLLTRNLSAIIGGITAGMLAGLLTVYGLCRLFHFDHASYVTLLPKSITTAIGMGVSQELGGYVSITVAAIIATGILGNILAEPICKLFGIKDPVAKGIACGSAAHAMGTTKAMEMGSIEGAMSSLSLVASGVLTVVGASLFALLL; the protein is encoded by the coding sequence ATGTCTACATTTTTAACATCCTCCGTATTTTTAGGAGTATTCCTCTCTTTAGCTGCTTATCAATGTGGCATTATCATTCGTGATAAATCTAAATTTTCATTAGCCAATCCCTTATTATTATCCATTGTATTTATCATTATCTTTTTAAAAGTATGCGGTATCGATTATCACACCTATTATGACGGTGCTAGATACATCAGCTATTTATTAACTCCGGCTACTATCTGTCTTGCCGTGCCGCTTTATGAGCAGATAAAATTATTAACACGTAACCTTTCTGCCATTATCGGTGGAATTACTGCCGGTATGCTTGCCGGACTTCTTACCGTCTATGGACTTTGCCGTCTATTTCATTTTGACCATGCATCCTACGTTACGTTATTACCTAAATCTATCACTACCGCTATCGGTATGGGTGTATCACAAGAGTTGGGCGGCTATGTATCCATTACAGTGGCTGCCATCATTGCTACCGGTATTTTAGGTAATATCTTAGCAGAACCTATCTGTAAATTATTCGGTATTAAAGATCCGGTCGCTAAAGGTATCGCTTGCGGAAGTGCTGCCCATGCAATGGGTACTACCAAAGCTATGGAAATGGGATCTATCGAAGGGGCGATGAGTTCTCTTTCCCTCGTAGCATCCGGTGTTTTAACAGTCGTCGGAGCTTCTCTTTTTGCATTACTCCTATAA
- a CDS encoding CidA/LrgA family protein, producing MLPILKQFGIIITLSFIGEVLHSILPLPVPASIYGIILLFICLRSHLLHVIQIRETIYFLIEIMPILFIPAAVGLMDSWSLIQPKLFPYLLIIIIGLVVVMVVSGLTTQCIIRYQNKSK from the coding sequence ATGTTACCTATTTTAAAACAATTTGGAATTATTATTACCTTATCTTTTATCGGAGAAGTATTGCATTCCATACTTCCTCTTCCGGTACCTGCCAGTATTTACGGTATCATACTTTTATTTATTTGTTTACGGAGTCACTTACTACATGTCATACAAATTCGTGAGACTATTTATTTTCTCATTGAAATCATGCCTATTTTATTCATTCCGGCAGCAGTCGGCCTGATGGACTCATGGTCTTTAATTCAGCCTAAGTTATTTCCCTATTTACTCATTATTATAATAGGACTTGTAGTTGTAATGGTCGTATCCGGTCTTACCACACAATGTATCATTCGTTACCAGAATAAATCTAAATAG
- a CDS encoding AAA family ATPase: protein MIITIARECGAGGEVVGKLLSKKFNIPFYSWETLLDMAKEKGLYDEMPTFFTEDPMNSLIYALSINSHSTQVKQAPLKILYDLLKDTDCILIGRCGNYVFRDRGDCISIFLHGEFSKRVESMSKKWKITKTEATKRIPKMDEYRALYHKFYTSEVWGMSNYYDLTINTYRLGCEKTADFIEAYIQQAAVPIYTKPTPSEDV, encoded by the coding sequence ATGATTATTACAATTGCACGTGAATGCGGTGCAGGTGGCGAAGTCGTAGGAAAATTACTTTCCAAGAAATTCAATATTCCTTTTTATAGTTGGGAAACACTGCTGGATATGGCAAAAGAAAAAGGACTTTATGATGAAATGCCGACCTTTTTTACAGAAGATCCGATGAACAGTCTAATCTATGCTTTAAGTATTAATAGCCATTCTACCCAAGTAAAACAAGCTCCGCTTAAAATACTATATGACTTGTTAAAAGATACCGACTGCATATTAATCGGCCGCTGTGGCAATTATGTATTCCGTGATAGAGGCGACTGTATCAGTATTTTCTTACATGGTGAATTTTCTAAGCGTGTTGAATCTATGTCTAAAAAATGGAAAATTACTAAGACGGAAGCCACAAAACGTATTCCCAAAATGGACGAATACCGTGCACTCTATCATAAATTTTATACCTCTGAAGTATGGGGTATGTCCAATTATTATGATCTCACCATCAATACCTATCGTTTAGGATGTGAAAAAACAGCCGACTTTATTGAAGCATATATTCAACAAGCCGCTGTTCCTATCTATACCAAACCAACCCCTTCGGAGGATGTGTAA
- a CDS encoding helix-turn-helix domain-containing protein, whose amino-acid sequence MRKLFISECTLTSAGKAYESILRGTLPDLTVIAKEHALYFTSIPPFEPTGNFYTVQTPITQKIYSEDSKSRTLLAWNSYIAHRHLPVNTQLTIMPTGVLLTTPNNLLDTYTPLHFPNPLQEVMTAKEIAMHYQISIKSVIHDIQTSFSSHEKKVSGQDWLVTKEAALFHYENKEIESPYINPLLRVFTTLEASHLWKKAANEVRSAASGSGHRTARMDSNDCRKAERTWLVTYEAMEKLFGTPSYKEWSSMIQNLNAE is encoded by the coding sequence ATGCGAAAACTCTTTATTTCAGAATGCACGCTTACCTCTGCCGGAAAAGCTTACGAATCAATATTGCGAGGAACACTACCCGACTTGACCGTGATTGCCAAAGAGCATGCACTCTATTTCACATCCATTCCACCTTTTGAACCGACCGGAAATTTTTATACGGTACAAACTCCTATCACACAAAAAATTTATAGTGAAGATTCCAAATCTCGCACACTCTTAGCATGGAACTCTTATATAGCACATCGTCATCTTCCGGTAAACACCCAATTGACAATTATGCCGACAGGTGTTTTACTTACTACACCTAACAACTTACTCGATACTTATACACCTCTACATTTTCCTAATCCGTTGCAAGAAGTCATGACGGCTAAAGAAATAGCTATGCACTATCAAATTTCTATAAAAAGTGTAATACATGATATACAAACGTCTTTTTCTTCCCATGAGAAAAAAGTATCCGGACAAGATTGGTTGGTTACTAAAGAAGCTGCATTATTTCACTATGAAAATAAAGAAATAGAATCCCCCTATATCAATCCGCTATTACGTGTGTTTACTACATTAGAAGCTTCTCACCTATGGAAAAAAGCTGCAAATGAAGTACGTTCTGCCGCTTCCGGTTCCGGACATCGTACAGCACGCATGGATAGCAACGACTGTCGAAAAGCAGAACGCACTTGGCTTGTAACCTATGAAGCAATGGAAAAACTTTTCGGTACACCATCCTATAAAGAATGGTCTTCTATGATTCAAAATTTAAATGCTGAATAA
- a CDS encoding DUF805 domain-containing protein: MHFFKKWENDPIIQNYFSFKGRINRKYFFFYSLQWALLLIALYYVDELLSRSPSPISEILILIPTILICIIIALSNLSLATRRLHDMGYQAAPILCLIYGLSFLSPALDSFFHANKAIIHAVSLFNTGCSLYLLFGRGDKGPNKYGEPK; encoded by the coding sequence TTGCATTTTTTTAAAAAATGGGAAAACGATCCGATTATTCAAAACTATTTTTCTTTTAAAGGTCGTATAAACAGAAAATATTTCTTCTTTTACTCCTTGCAATGGGCACTCTTACTTATTGCACTTTACTATGTTGATGAATTATTATCAAGGTCACCTTCACCCATATCTGAAATACTCATCTTAATACCTACCATTTTGATTTGTATCATCATTGCACTCTCAAATCTTTCTTTAGCGACACGTCGCTTGCATGATATGGGTTATCAGGCAGCTCCCATCCTTTGTCTTATCTATGGACTCAGTTTCCTAAGCCCGGCATTGGATTCTTTCTTCCATGCCAATAAAGCTATCATACATGCTGTTTCTTTATTTAATACCGGTTGTTCTCTATATTTACTCTTCGGAAGAGGCGATAAAGGACCTAATAAATATGGAGAACCAAAATAA
- the purB gene encoding adenylosuccinate lyase, translating into MIPRYTRQEMDAIWNERHEWQTMLDVEIAACEANAELGRIPKEAVEVIKAKADFDVDRIHEIDAEINHDIIAFLTAVGEKVGDEAKYIHMGLTSTDVRDTGFCLQISRASDLLLDGLQKLAEVLKRRAVEFKYTPTIGRTHGVHAEPTTFGLKLLLWYSETLRNIERMKKAKEEIAVGKLSGAVGTYADIDPYVEEYVCKKLGLKPELISTQVVQRDRHAMYLSTLGVIAATLAQIALEIRHLQRTEVREAEEYFSPKQKGSSAMPHKRNPVRSERICGMARLVQGYTVPGFQNVPLWHERDISHSSVERVIFPDATTALDYILHETINLIDKLLVYPDKMMEDLNLTGGLIFSPRVLLELVSKGVYRDVAYRWVQRNAMKRWLQGEDFYENLCKDEDIRQYMTPEEIKACFDPKSMLTHVDSIFARFGL; encoded by the coding sequence ATGATTCCGAGATACACAAGACAGGAAATGGATGCTATTTGGAATGAACGTCATGAGTGGCAAACCATGCTTGATGTGGAAATTGCTGCTTGTGAAGCCAATGCCGAATTAGGTCGTATTCCTAAAGAAGCTGTAGAAGTCATTAAAGCAAAAGCAGATTTTGATGTAGACCGTATACATGAAATTGATGCAGAAATTAACCATGATATTATTGCTTTCCTTACGGCGGTAGGAGAAAAAGTAGGGGATGAAGCGAAGTATATTCATATGGGACTTACATCTACGGATGTGAGAGATACCGGTTTTTGTCTTCAAATTTCCAGAGCTTCCGATTTGCTTTTAGACGGTTTACAGAAGTTGGCGGAAGTACTTAAACGAAGAGCTGTGGAATTTAAATATACGCCCACTATCGGACGTACGCATGGTGTACATGCCGAACCGACTACTTTCGGTTTAAAATTGCTCCTTTGGTATTCTGAAACTCTTAGAAATATTGAAAGAATGAAAAAGGCTAAGGAAGAAATTGCAGTAGGTAAGTTGTCCGGTGCGGTAGGTACTTATGCGGATATTGATCCTTATGTAGAAGAATATGTATGTAAAAAATTAGGACTTAAACCGGAATTAATTTCTACACAGGTGGTACAGCGTGATCGCCATGCGATGTATTTGTCTACTTTAGGAGTTATTGCAGCAACCTTAGCACAGATTGCATTGGAAATTCGTCATTTGCAGAGAACGGAAGTAAGAGAAGCTGAAGAATATTTCAGCCCGAAACAAAAGGGATCTTCCGCTATGCCTCATAAACGTAATCCGGTACGTAGTGAACGTATATGCGGTATGGCTCGCTTGGTTCAGGGGTATACCGTACCTGGATTCCAAAATGTACCGCTCTGGCATGAACGTGATATTTCACATTCTTCTGTAGAGCGTGTCATTTTCCCGGATGCAACTACAGCATTGGATTATATTCTTCATGAAACTATTAATCTTATTGATAAATTATTAGTATATCCGGATAAGATGATGGAAGATTTAAACTTAACCGGCGGATTGATTTTCAGTCCACGTGTACTCTTGGAATTGGTATCTAAGGGCGTATATCGTGATGTTGCTTATCGCTGGGTACAGCGCAATGCGATGAAGAGATGGCTTCAAGGAGAAGATTTCTATGAAAATCTTTGTAAAGATGAAGACATTCGTCAGTATATGACTCCGGAAGAAATCAAAGCTTGTTTTGATCCGAAGTCCATGTTGACACATGTAGATAGCATTTTTGCTCGCTTTGGATTGTAA
- a CDS encoding adenylosuccinate synthase, which produces MATAMVIGAQWGDEGKGKIVDYLAAKADVVVRSQGGNNAGHTVVTGGQAYPLRLMPSGIMYNDTICIVGTGVVIDPKSLIEEMHTLESKGVNAKNLQISTRAHIVFPYHIRLDEAEEACKGNRKIGTTKNGIGPCYADKINRIGIRICDLMDKEVFAEKLKYNIESKNMILKKLYNMDGFDYEQMLADYLGYAEVLRPYVCDTNYTVQKYIDEGKNVLFEGAQASMLDLDNGTYPYVTSSHPVAGGACVGAGIGPHMMHNIFGVVKAYSTRVGEGPFPTEQCNEIGDKIRDIAHEYGTVTGRPRRVGWLDARAVRYAAGLNSFDRLAITRLDVLDTMEEIKVCVGYEKDGKTIEEYPADLKLLEQVTPVYRTFKGWMQDISSIRNYEELPENAKIYLEAMAKLIGVPIGIVSVGPSREQTIVLTEVF; this is translated from the coding sequence ATGGCAACAGCTATGGTCATAGGTGCTCAGTGGGGCGATGAAGGTAAGGGAAAAATCGTTGATTATCTCGCAGCAAAAGCGGATGTCGTGGTGCGTTCCCAAGGGGGAAATAATGCGGGACATACAGTAGTCACCGGTGGTCAAGCATATCCTTTGCGTTTAATGCCGAGCGGTATTATGTATAATGATACTATTTGCATTGTAGGTACCGGTGTCGTTATTGACCCGAAATCTCTCATTGAAGAAATGCATACATTGGAATCCAAAGGCGTTAATGCAAAGAATTTACAGATTTCTACTCGAGCACATATTGTATTCCCTTATCATATCCGACTGGATGAAGCGGAAGAAGCTTGCAAGGGAAACCGTAAAATAGGTACAACTAAGAACGGTATCGGACCTTGCTATGCAGATAAGATTAACCGCATCGGTATTCGCATTTGCGATTTGATGGATAAGGAAGTTTTTGCAGAAAAGCTGAAATACAATATTGAATCCAAGAATATGATTTTAAAGAAACTTTATAATATGGACGGATTCGATTATGAACAGATGTTAGCAGATTATTTAGGCTATGCAGAAGTACTTCGTCCTTATGTATGCGATACCAATTACACGGTACAGAAATATATTGATGAAGGTAAGAATGTATTGTTTGAAGGGGCACAGGCTTCCATGCTTGATTTAGACAATGGTACCTATCCTTATGTAACAAGCTCTCATCCGGTAGCCGGTGGTGCTTGCGTGGGTGCCGGTATCGGACCGCATATGATGCATAATATTTTCGGTGTTGTAAAAGCTTATTCCACTCGTGTAGGCGAAGGTCCGTTCCCGACTGAACAATGCAATGAAATCGGTGATAAGATTCGTGATATTGCTCATGAATACGGCACGGTTACCGGACGTCCTCGTCGTGTGGGTTGGTTAGATGCACGTGCTGTACGTTATGCAGCCGGTTTAAACAGTTTTGATCGTTTGGCGATCACTCGTTTGGATGTGTTGGATACCATGGAAGAAATTAAAGTTTGTGTAGGATACGAAAAAGATGGTAAGACCATTGAAGAATATCCGGCAGATCTTAAGTTGTTGGAGCAGGTGACACCTGTTTATAGAACCTTTAAGGGGTGGATGCAGGACATCTCAAGCATTCGAAACTATGAAGAACTTCCTGAAAATGCCAAAATATATTTAGAAGCGATGGCTAAGCTCATTGGTGTACCGATTGGAATCGTTTCCGTAGGTCCCTCCAGAGAACAGACCATTGTTTTGACAGAAGTATTTTAA
- a CDS encoding sodium:proton antiporter — MTKMYKILCSILACMTLSVLPVSASEALHHAVSQTLPIWSVVPFVGMLLSIAIAPLINPHWWEKHMLHAALLWSALFLIPFGIAYGFNVVSFYFLESVLLDYVPFLVLLFSLFVAAGGIVIKGTLAGTPKINTLILFIGTALASWIGTTGAAMLMIRPLIRANSWRKNKVHLMVFFIFLVANIGGSLTPLGDPPLFMGFQRGVPFTWTFHLLPILLVNLAILFVAFFGIDTYFYKKELAAGRNPETGEEKEPIRIEGAHNFIYIAMIIIGVISNGMLPKVCSFFADGAGIPVFEGVVFPYAITVEIVVLLAAAFLSMKTTKKETRAANNFTFAPMEEVAKLFIGIFITMIPALILLKVHGSELGLSKPWEMFWGTGILSSFLDNTPTYMVFLQTAGALGETTGIHTTVGIVSQIMLEAISAGAVFMGANTYIGNAPNFMVKSIAEQEGIKMPSFFGYMMWSVAILIPVFIIDTFLFFL, encoded by the coding sequence ATGACAAAAATGTATAAAATTTTGTGTTCCATATTGGCATGCATGACATTGAGTGTATTACCTGTAAGTGCATCTGAAGCACTGCATCATGCAGTTAGTCAAACATTACCGATTTGGAGCGTCGTTCCTTTTGTCGGTATGTTGTTATCGATTGCGATTGCACCTTTGATTAATCCTCATTGGTGGGAAAAGCATATGCTGCATGCAGCACTTTTATGGTCGGCACTATTTTTAATTCCTTTTGGTATTGCTTATGGATTTAATGTAGTATCCTTTTATTTCTTAGAATCTGTGCTTCTTGATTATGTTCCGTTCTTGGTTTTACTGTTCTCTTTATTCGTAGCAGCCGGTGGGATTGTAATCAAAGGAACTTTGGCAGGTACTCCGAAAATTAATACTCTGATTTTATTTATCGGAACGGCTTTAGCAAGTTGGATTGGTACGACCGGTGCAGCTATGCTTATGATTCGTCCTTTAATTCGTGCGAATTCTTGGAGAAAAAATAAAGTGCATCTCATGGTATTCTTTATTTTCTTGGTAGCGAATATTGGAGGATCTTTAACTCCACTTGGCGATCCGCCTTTGTTCATGGGATTTCAAAGAGGGGTACCGTTCACTTGGACATTCCATTTACTTCCTATCTTACTTGTAAACTTAGCTATTTTATTCGTTGCATTCTTTGGTATTGATACCTATTTCTATAAGAAAGAATTGGCAGCGGGACGTAATCCTGAAACCGGAGAAGAGAAAGAACCTATTCGCATAGAAGGTGCACATAACTTTATTTACATTGCTATGATTATCATTGGCGTTATTTCCAACGGTATGCTTCCTAAAGTGTGCTCTTTCTTTGCAGACGGTGCAGGTATTCCTGTATTTGAAGGGGTTGTATTCCCCTATGCAATTACCGTAGAAATAGTTGTTCTTTTAGCAGCGGCATTCCTTTCAATGAAGACGACTAAGAAAGAAACTCGTGCAGCAAATAATTTTACTTTTGCACCTATGGAAGAAGTTGCAAAACTGTTTATCGGTATTTTCATTACCATGATTCCTGCTTTAATTTTGCTTAAAGTACATGGTTCTGAACTAGGCTTGTCTAAGCCGTGGGAAATGTTCTGGGGAACCGGTATTTTATCTTCGTTCTTGGATAATACTCCTACCTATATGGTATTCTTGCAAACGGCAGGTGCTTTGGGAGAAACGACAGGCATTCATACAACGGTCGGTATCGTGTCACAGATTATGCTTGAAGCGATTTCTGCAGGTGCTGTATTTATGGGAGCGAATACCTATATTGGAAATGCACCGAACTTTATGGTTAAATCCATTGCAGAACAGGAAGGAATTAAAATGCCAAGTTTCTTTGGTTATATGATGTGGTCAGTAGCTATTTTAATTCCGGTATTTATTATCGACACGTTCCTTTTCTTCTTATAA
- a CDS encoding YeiH family protein, with translation MKISMFLQTDFLVAMTVTLACSLMGKALATYPGFSLIGHLVLALLLGMSIQFFKKITTMARGGTGFIANKFLRLGIILLGFKLNLAILLSSGIQSLGFAAVIVTGMLCLTYLVCRLFNVEHTLAMLTACGCSICGAAAVMGVSAPLKAKSNDSVLAVAIVAILGTIFTLIEIGLQPVLGFSDLQFGIMAGLSLHEIAHAVAAGGVAGTVGMDNAIIAKLSRVLLLAPIALFIGFMEYRRNKDSTQEMSIPIPYFMGGFILASAVGSYMNILSVWIQDLVSIAYTLLGMAMAALGMNVNFDVIVQRGAKPFTAAFICSVILLGASCGIVKFLL, from the coding sequence ATGAAAATTTCTATGTTTTTACAAACTGATTTTTTAGTGGCCATGACCGTTACGTTAGCTTGTTCTTTAATGGGTAAAGCATTGGCTACCTATCCGGGATTTTCTTTGATTGGACATTTAGTATTGGCATTACTTCTCGGGATGAGTATACAATTTTTTAAGAAGATAACGACTATGGCACGTGGTGGAACCGGATTTATTGCAAATAAATTTTTAAGACTGGGAATTATCCTATTAGGTTTTAAATTAAATTTAGCTATTCTTTTATCCAGTGGGATACAAAGTCTTGGATTTGCTGCGGTTATCGTAACAGGAATGCTTTGTCTTACCTATCTGGTGTGCCGTTTATTTAACGTGGAACATACTTTAGCTATGCTTACGGCTTGTGGTTGCAGTATTTGCGGTGCCGCCGCTGTTATGGGGGTATCAGCTCCACTGAAGGCAAAGTCTAATGATTCCGTGTTAGCAGTAGCTATTGTAGCTATTTTGGGTACCATATTTACCTTAATAGAAATAGGATTGCAACCGGTACTCGGATTCTCTGATTTGCAGTTTGGTATCATGGCAGGTTTAAGTTTACATGAAATTGCACATGCGGTAGCTGCCGGTGGAGTTGCGGGAACTGTCGGTATGGATAATGCAATTATTGCTAAACTGTCACGAGTACTTTTATTAGCACCAATCGCTTTATTCATCGGATTTATGGAATACCGGAGAAATAAAGATTCTACGCAAGAAATGTCTATTCCCATTCCTTATTTTATGGGTGGTTTTATCTTAGCCAGTGCAGTAGGTTCTTATATGAATATTCTATCTGTATGGATTCAAGATTTAGTTTCTATTGCATACACTTTATTAGGGATGGCGATGGCAGCGTTGGGAATGAATGTTAATTTTGACGTTATTGTACAGCGAGGTGCCAAACCTTTTACGGCTGCTTTTATTTGCTCTGTTATATTATTGGGAGCTTCTTGTGGTATAGTAAAATTTTTATTATGA